Proteins found in one Rhodospirillales bacterium genomic segment:
- a CDS encoding DUF3179 domain-containing protein — protein MQAHRFVAVVVLAAFGLPVAGLASPADPWRAEWPRTDFARHTVPLEDIISGGPPKDGIPSIDDPRFVPVAASTDLSPQEPVIGLIIDGDARAYPLRILHWHEIVNDVVGGRPVAVIYCPLCNLPLVWDRRLEGCVLDFGTTGKLRHSDLVMYDRATESWWQQATGTAIIGTLAGERLKEIPSRLESFARFRERAPTGRVLVPADPTARPYGVNPYAGYDSAGHPFLYRGDVPGGSPPMARVVAIGNEAWSLELLRQRRRIETDDLIISWDAGQASALDTRQVADGRDVGNILVQRHTASGLEDAAHMITFAFAFFAFHPEGVLHTPNGAVHGEGRSG, from the coding sequence ATGCAAGCACATCGATTCGTCGCGGTCGTTGTTCTCGCCGCGTTTGGTCTACCGGTCGCGGGATTGGCATCGCCGGCGGATCCGTGGCGCGCGGAGTGGCCGAGGACCGACTTCGCACGCCATACGGTGCCGCTCGAGGACATCATCTCCGGCGGGCCGCCGAAGGACGGCATTCCGTCCATCGACGATCCAAGGTTCGTACCGGTGGCCGCGTCGACGGACCTGTCGCCCCAGGAGCCGGTGATCGGCCTGATCATCGACGGCGATGCCCGCGCCTATCCGCTGCGCATCCTCCACTGGCACGAGATCGTCAACGACGTCGTCGGCGGCCGGCCGGTGGCGGTCATCTACTGCCCCTTGTGCAACCTGCCGTTGGTCTGGGACCGTCGTCTGGAAGGGTGCGTCCTCGACTTCGGCACCACCGGCAAGCTCCGCCATTCCGATCTGGTCATGTACGATCGCGCGACGGAGAGCTGGTGGCAGCAGGCCACCGGGACGGCGATCATCGGCACCCTTGCCGGCGAGAGGCTGAAGGAGATCCCGAGCCGGCTCGAATCTTTCGCCCGGTTCCGCGAGCGCGCGCCAACGGGCCGGGTTCTCGTCCCCGCCGATCCCACGGCACGCCCTTACGGCGTCAATCCTTACGCCGGCTACGACTCGGCGGGCCACCCCTTCCTCTACCGCGGCGACGTCCCGGGGGGCAGCCCGCCGATGGCGCGGGTGGTTGCCATCGGCAACGAAGCCTGGTCGCTGGAACTGCTCCGCCAGCGCCGGCGGATCGAGACCGACGATCTGATCATCTCGTGGGACGCGGGACAGGCCTCGGCGCTCGATACGCGGCAGGTTGCGGACGGGCGCGACGTCGGCAACATCCTCGTTCAGCGTCATACTGCGAGCGGCCTCGAAGATGCCGCCCACATGATCACCTTCGCCTTCGCGTTCTTCGCGTTCCACCCTGAGGGCGTGCTGCATACGCCGAACGGGGCGGTGCACGGTGAGGGCCGCTCAGGTTAA
- a CDS encoding AhpC/TSA family protein has protein sequence MLKPTQPVPPLAVPLVGGGRFDIAEARPETFTLIAVYRGYHCPICRPWLKSLVGQSDSFAALGVAPIAISTDPEDRATRTRDEWKLDGLPVGYGLPIDTARAWGLSISSAITEKETPLFAEPGVFLVRPYGTLFGASVQTMPFTRPSFADIETAVRFVIDNNYPPRGAA, from the coding sequence ATGCTGAAACCAACGCAGCCCGTGCCGCCACTCGCCGTGCCGCTGGTCGGCGGCGGCCGATTCGACATCGCCGAGGCCCGCCCGGAAACGTTCACGCTGATCGCCGTCTATCGCGGCTATCACTGCCCGATCTGCCGCCCCTGGCTCAAATCTCTGGTCGGCCAGTCGGACTCGTTCGCCGCATTGGGCGTGGCGCCGATCGCCATCAGCACGGATCCCGAGGATCGGGCAACCAGAACCAGGGATGAATGGAAGCTTGACGGCCTGCCCGTCGGCTATGGGCTTCCGATCGACACGGCGCGGGCCTGGGGACTCTCGATTTCCTCGGCGATCACCGAGAAAGAAACGCCTCTGTTTGCCGAGCCGGGGGTATTCCTGGTTCGCCCCTATGGAACGCTCTTCGGGGCGTCTGTGCAGACAATGCCCTTCACCCGGCCAAGCTTCGCCGACATCGAGACGGCGGTGCGGTTCGTGATCGACAACAACTATCCGCCGCGCGGCGCGGCCTGA
- a CDS encoding glycoside hydrolase family 15 protein, giving the protein MAHSYKPIADYAVIGDCHGSALVSRDGSVDWCCLERFDADPVCCRILDAEKGGFLAVRPVGAFTASRAYVHGTNILQTTFTTASGVVTLTDFMPVGRRPEAGTHDYVSLNAPGWLIRVIEGRKGSVACNVGYRPSVDFARRPPRLIDAPGVVRLDNGRTEAAQTHEGPCLYHDVPELRQSGDAARASLQVQAGEHRVLVLTPRPTNFSPLGQAERMRAVTEAFWREWIAYCRYQGPYAEAVTRSALALKLLTYAPTGAIVAAPTTSLPEALGGARNWDYRYCWLRDSAFTLYALGVLGYSGKNLSLAAVRSR; this is encoded by the coding sequence ATGGCGCATTCCTATAAACCAATTGCCGACTATGCCGTCATCGGCGACTGTCACGGATCGGCGCTCGTCTCGCGCGACGGAAGTGTCGACTGGTGCTGCCTTGAGCGATTCGACGCCGACCCGGTCTGCTGCCGCATCCTTGATGCCGAGAAGGGAGGGTTCCTTGCGGTCCGGCCGGTCGGGGCGTTCACCGCCAGCCGCGCGTATGTCCACGGGACCAATATCCTGCAAACGACGTTCACCACCGCAAGTGGAGTGGTGACGCTGACCGACTTCATGCCGGTGGGGCGGCGCCCGGAAGCGGGCACCCATGATTACGTCAGCCTCAACGCCCCCGGCTGGCTGATCCGGGTCATTGAGGGCAGAAAGGGCTCGGTCGCGTGTAATGTCGGCTACCGCCCGTCCGTCGATTTCGCTCGCCGGCCGCCGCGGCTCATCGATGCGCCGGGCGTTGTCAGGCTCGATAACGGAAGGACCGAGGCCGCGCAGACACACGAAGGGCCGTGCCTTTACCACGATGTCCCCGAGCTGCGGCAATCAGGCGACGCGGCACGCGCGAGTCTGCAGGTCCAGGCTGGCGAACACCGGGTGCTGGTTCTGACTCCCAGACCGACGAACTTCAGCCCCCTGGGCCAGGCCGAGAGAATGCGCGCCGTGACCGAGGCCTTCTGGCGCGAGTGGATTGCCTATTGCCGCTACCAGGGGCCCTATGCGGAGGCGGTCACTCGCAGCGCGCTTGCCCTGAAGCTGCTCACCTACGCGCCGACGGGCGCCATCGTCGCGGCGCCGACGACCTCGCTTCCCGAGGCGCTCGGCGGCGCCCGCAACTGGGATTACCGCTATTGCTGGTTGCGCGACTCGGCGTTCACCCTCTATGCCCTGGGGGTGCTCGGCTACAGCGGGAAGAATCTTTCCCTCGCGGCGGTCCGTTCTCGATGA
- a CDS encoding DUF1109 family protein, whose amino-acid sequence MTADSTDALIRALARDARPVRRLPPPGRRVVRWLAVALPVVALFGALMGPRPDLAEMLTERAFLVPLLAALVTAVCAAHAAFASSVPGSPKWNLWLPAAPLTIWIASLGRQCWQAWLAFGPEGVTFRFDPVCLPVIAMVGAVPAIAIVAMVRRGAPLTPRLTAFLGALAAAALAYVGLRLVHPQDAAFMVLVWQFGSVAVFAAVAGALGRWLLPWRGMGA is encoded by the coding sequence ATGACGGCCGATAGCACCGACGCCCTGATCCGGGCTCTCGCCCGGGATGCGCGGCCGGTACGCCGGCTGCCGCCGCCGGGCCGGCGCGTGGTGCGGTGGCTGGCGGTGGCGCTGCCGGTGGTGGCGCTGTTCGGCGCCCTGATGGGGCCACGCCCGGACCTTGCGGAGATGCTCACCGAGCGGGCGTTCCTGGTGCCTTTGCTCGCCGCATTGGTGACGGCGGTGTGCGCCGCCCATGCCGCCTTCGCCTCCTCGGTTCCCGGATCGCCGAAATGGAACCTGTGGCTGCCGGCGGCGCCGCTGACGATATGGATTGCGAGCCTCGGCCGCCAGTGCTGGCAGGCGTGGCTGGCGTTCGGGCCCGAAGGAGTGACGTTCCGCTTCGATCCGGTCTGCCTGCCGGTCATCGCCATGGTCGGCGCCGTGCCCGCCATCGCGATCGTCGCGATGGTTCGCCGCGGCGCGCCCTTGACGCCGCGCCTGACCGCCTTTCTAGGCGCCCTGGCGGCGGCGGCGCTGGCCTACGTCGGCCTGCGTCTGGTCCATCCCCAGGATGCGGCGTTCATGGTGCTGGTCTGGCAGTTCGGATCGGTGGCGGTGTTCGCCGCCGTCGCCGGCGCGCTCGGCCGCTGGCTGTTGCCCTGGCGCGGCATGGGCGCCTGA
- a CDS encoding DUF302 domain-containing protein, with translation MIRFVRSTLSALFVSLPILFAAPTISAAAEDPLITKPSPHDVPTTVQRLEAAVNSRGAAVVAKIDHAAAAEASGLSLRPTVLVLFGNPKLGTPLMQSEQTAGLDLPLRVLVWQDADGTTHVGYTPPNLIATRHGITDRPEVVEKIAGALAAIADETTAP, from the coding sequence ATGATCCGCTTCGTCCGCTCGACACTTTCAGCGCTGTTCGTTTCCCTGCCAATCCTGTTCGCCGCGCCGACGATATCCGCTGCCGCAGAGGATCCACTCATTACCAAGCCCAGTCCGCATGACGTGCCCACGACCGTTCAACGCCTCGAAGCGGCGGTGAACAGCCGGGGCGCCGCTGTGGTGGCGAAGATCGATCACGCCGCCGCTGCGGAGGCGAGCGGACTCTCGTTACGGCCTACGGTGCTGGTCCTGTTCGGTAATCCGAAGCTGGGAACGCCGTTGATGCAGAGCGAGCAGACGGCGGGTCTCGATCTGCCGCTTCGCGTGCTGGTCTGGCAGGATGCCGACGGCACGACCCACGTGGGCTACACGCCCCCGAACCTCATTGCCACCCGCCACGGCATCACTGATCGCCCGGAGGTCGTCGAGAAGATCGCCGGCGCGCTCGCGGCTATTGCCGACGAAACCACTGCGCCCTGA
- a CDS encoding sodium:proline symporter, producing the protein MTAILVVATGALAVLSILVSPRVRSSESFFLGMSETGQAPGLWPLVFSQVTTWIFARSLLNAAILGYLFGIAGTIAYAVYYGSFLVGAFIVDAIRFRHGHASVQSYLRAHFGTLGEWTFNVLVTVRLVSEVFANLLVVGIIFGVAGTVPYAAAILAVTLFTLAYSMMGGLRASLRTDVLRMTILLVLLAVLIVIIVRQPGFDPLAILASSPDLTAPGWVLLAVALVQVWSYPLHDPVMMDRGFLADRATTRRSFHYAFWLSTACILAFGLIGVFAGLHRGEGEALMETLGRMLAGPALLMVNLALVVSAVSTLDSALSSASKLAVVDMRIAAPTPGNGRIAMAAFMGGGLALLFFGPSDLFTAVAISGTAALFLAPVIFFCIWGGMRVPLWSYGAAFALAMTGSGVYFLDSSGHLPVMAHLFGPLHDYTRLLIVKVAVLAGGCAAFALGILSSGPQPRRSAA; encoded by the coding sequence ATGACCGCCATCCTCGTCGTCGCGACCGGTGCGCTTGCGGTGCTGAGCATTCTCGTCTCGCCCCGGGTTCGCAGCAGCGAGAGCTTCTTTCTCGGCATGTCGGAGACGGGGCAAGCGCCGGGCCTGTGGCCGCTGGTGTTCTCGCAGGTGACCACCTGGATCTTTGCCCGCTCGCTTCTCAACGCGGCGATCCTCGGCTACCTGTTCGGCATTGCCGGCACGATCGCCTATGCCGTCTACTACGGCTCGTTCCTGGTCGGCGCGTTCATCGTCGATGCGATCCGCTTCCGCCACGGCCATGCCAGCGTGCAATCCTATTTGCGGGCGCATTTCGGCACGCTTGGGGAATGGACATTCAATGTACTGGTAACCGTGCGGCTGGTTAGCGAAGTTTTCGCCAATCTGCTCGTCGTTGGCATCATCTTCGGGGTGGCGGGAACCGTGCCCTATGCGGCAGCGATCCTCGCGGTCACGCTGTTCACCCTCGCCTATTCGATGATGGGCGGCCTGCGCGCATCGCTGCGCACCGATGTTCTTCGGATGACGATTCTGCTGGTCCTTCTTGCCGTGCTGATTGTGATCATCGTCCGCCAGCCAGGCTTCGATCCTTTGGCGATCCTGGCCAGCAGCCCGGATCTGACGGCGCCCGGCTGGGTGCTGCTGGCGGTGGCGCTGGTCCAGGTGTGGAGCTACCCGCTGCACGATCCGGTGATGATGGACCGCGGCTTCCTCGCCGACCGCGCAACGACGCGCCGGAGCTTCCATTACGCCTTTTGGCTCAGCACCGCCTGCATCCTCGCCTTCGGCCTGATCGGCGTTTTCGCCGGCTTGCACCGCGGCGAGGGCGAGGCGCTGATGGAAACACTGGGGCGGATGCTGGCGGGACCGGCGCTGTTGATGGTTAATCTGGCGCTCGTCGTCTCGGCCGTCTCGACGCTGGACTCCGCCCTCTCGAGCGCCTCGAAGCTGGCGGTGGTGGACATGCGCATAGCTGCGCCCACCCCCGGCAATGGCCGGATCGCCATGGCCGCGTTCATGGGCGGCGGGCTCGCCCTGTTGTTCTTTGGACCGAGCGATCTGTTCACCGCCGTGGCGATCAGCGGCACCGCGGCACTGTTCCTCGCCCCGGTCATCTTCTTTTGCATCTGGGGCGGCATGCGCGTGCCGTTGTGGAGCTATGGCGCCGCCTTCGCTCTCGCCATGACCGGCTCGGGCGTCTATTTTCTCGACAGCTCCGGGCATTTGCCGGTGATGGCGCATCTGTTCGGGCCGCTGCATGACTATACCCGGCTTCTAATCGTCAAGGTCGCGGTGCTGGCCGGAGGATGCGCCGCCTTCGCCCTCGGCATCTTGAGCTCCGGGCCGCAGCCGCGGCGCTCAGCGGCTTAA
- a CDS encoding sigma-70 family RNA polymerase sigma factor: MAAAQDGDADAYRKLLHDIAPLLRRVAARRLDRAPAADVEDVVQDVLLSVHAVRQTYDPARPFLPWLMAIQRHRIGDAMRRRVRRGRNEVAVESLEETFADRAANTEDQFDGKEIHAAVAGLPPAQRRAIELLKLKEMSLKEAAKETGMSETALKVATHRGIKALRALLGKDRAP; encoded by the coding sequence ATGGCGGCGGCTCAGGATGGTGACGCGGACGCCTACCGGAAGCTGCTTCACGACATCGCGCCGCTGCTGCGCCGGGTGGCCGCTCGCCGTCTCGACCGCGCGCCCGCCGCCGATGTCGAGGACGTCGTCCAGGATGTCCTGCTGTCGGTGCACGCCGTCCGCCAAACCTATGATCCCGCACGCCCGTTCCTGCCGTGGCTGATGGCGATCCAGCGCCATCGCATCGGCGATGCGATGCGAAGGCGGGTGCGGCGGGGGAGGAACGAGGTGGCGGTCGAGTCTCTGGAGGAAACCTTTGCCGACCGTGCGGCGAATACAGAGGATCAGTTTGATGGCAAGGAGATCCACGCCGCGGTCGCCGGACTGCCCCCGGCGCAGCGGCGGGCGATCGAACTCCTCAAGCTGAAGGAGATGTCGCTGAAGGAAGCGGCGAAGGAAACCGGAATGAGCGAAACGGCTCTCAAGGTCGCCACCCATCGCGGGATCAAGGCTCTCCGCGCCCTCTTGGGAAAGGACCGCGCGCCATGA